One stretch of Bacteroidia bacterium DNA includes these proteins:
- a CDS encoding nitroreductase family protein: MPHKKVPYEMDEINEAEMLSRSESFYQWINSRRSIRHFSDKPVSLKIIENIIRAASTAPSGAHKQPWTFCVVSDPQIKKEIRKAAEEEEYRSYNGRMSKEWLEDLEPLGTGWEKPFLETAPWLIIVFKKAYDLRDGKKRNNYYVSESIGLASGFLLAAIHNAGLASLTHTPSPMNFLTNILQRPENERPFLLIPVGYPAADAQVPDIERKPLADVTAYYTAS, encoded by the coding sequence ATGCCACATAAAAAGGTTCCTTACGAGATGGATGAAATAAATGAAGCGGAAATGCTGAGCAGGAGTGAATCATTCTATCAATGGATAAACAGCCGCAGGAGCATCCGCCATTTTTCTGACAAACCCGTATCGCTTAAAATAATTGAAAACATTATCCGGGCAGCTTCCACAGCACCGTCCGGAGCGCACAAGCAACCCTGGACCTTCTGTGTTGTCTCCGATCCTCAGATAAAAAAAGAAATACGAAAGGCGGCTGAAGAAGAAGAATACCGCAGTTATAATGGCCGTATGAGCAAAGAATGGCTAGAGGATCTGGAACCATTGGGAACAGGCTGGGAGAAGCCATTTCTGGAAACCGCTCCCTGGCTTATCATTGTTTTTAAAAAAGCCTATGATCTCCGGGACGGAAAAAAAAGGAATAACTATTATGTGTCGGAATCCATAGGTCTTGCTTCAGGATTCTTGCTGGCGGCTATTCATAATGCCGGTTTGGCATCATTAACCCATACACCAAGCCCCATGAATTTTCTTACTAATATTTTGCAGCGTCCGGAGAATGAGCGGCCTTTTCTGCTGATCCCTGTCGGCTATCCGGCTGCGGATGCGCAAGTCCCTGATATTGAGCGAAAACCCCTGGCGGATGTAACGGCCTATTACACTGCTTCCTGA
- a CDS encoding CHRD domain-containing protein, with the protein MKLHILPKGVFLFFGILGLAISGANAQTYTGKLTGTQEVPPVLTVAEGNITATLIADTLEISGVFSNLSSDVDTNIAGGSHIHIGYAGQNGGIRFSLDADLDPNMRGGVFNAANNRFTLTTQDREMLENHQMYVNIHTEDHGSGEIRAQLLPEASMYYMSNIFGSNEVPPVLTDGHGGVIVEVDSNQIRLSGSFSGLSAAYTASHIHIGLAGSNGPVEFALNPTLDGNNRGGVYEADSNTFTIQPSQLQDFAERNLYVNIHTTAYPGGEIRGQLISRALAVFRVHLSGATEVPSAPSAGHGGIIAELDSQQLIISGSFAELGADYSASHIHAGMAGEAGPVVIPLTAFTGVFGTSGDYLPSSNTYPVSSGLVDTLFMRGLYHNVHTSQYPGGELRGQLLPESHTYFNSIISGMNEVPMVITRGQGGVSLELHDTTLIVSGSFRDLGSAYTASHIHTGLSGANGPVAFALNASLAGNGRSGYYHPDNNRFELSAAQAQNLRERRLYVNIHSQMYPTGEMRGQVLPAATFYFHIGLAPFNESHLVRSRAKGMMMGEINGNRLTLSGSFANLSSDFASGVAGGSHIHGAIAGRAGGIKTSLTVDLSGNNRDGEYEAASNSFTISQGYKDSIFNRLTYVNIHSLNYTGGEIRGQLLPIANMYFHALLGGGSAVPPVNTEAGGRVIAELRNNRLTVTGSFNGLMSDFDTAASSGIYTDALAGNIGNLFEELNAASTTDMRGGAYLADSNHFTLSSGMIDTLMMRMTYINVPSTDNANGEIRGQLLPNADHYFMASLDGFNEVPSVNSNGFGAAVLELRGPRLVLSGSFSGLASDFNANIGGGSHLHGAGPGANGSVAIGLNVDLDTNANNRAGFWNADSNMFVLSGGMLDTLVQEDLYLNVHSVQQPSGELRGQVLQAPNHFPDSAMILNPAPGSSETISGAPGQILQVNWNDVRDADENEVVYVWELAADASYNTILLRIPTGTDTVINFTYAEIDTLLDQTGVSPGGSFTYHHRVYASDGSLYTIGESASVTLTRGAVGDYSTNLVGVHEVQPVFTTGRGIVTVTRVGADSIAVNGIFSNLQSAVDTSIQGGAHIHLGETGTNGSIVFPLNFRIDANQEGGQFEGNRFRLTPQQSADLDNGDFYVNVHTNTFAGGEIRGQLLPIDNTAPSAPALTSPPDNDVIVIEAGLTSFDVTWSSVSDPDGDKVVYIWQASATADFTKLIFNRNTGTTPEFSASHATMDSILTEAGVAIGQQITVYHRVLASDGSLYSASPTRIVTLQNQRVGIEEDGQPQVDVSVYPNPVSGSTMFRFSLEKPSSVTVKVYNVAGKEVSTLNAGNLPSGDNSILYNTDKLAAGIYSYRMLVSDGTLVREANGKLKILD; encoded by the coding sequence ATGAAATTACACATTCTACCCAAAGGTGTGTTCCTGTTTTTTGGAATTTTAGGGTTGGCCATTTCCGGGGCCAATGCACAGACTTATACAGGAAAGCTGACCGGGACACAGGAAGTGCCCCCTGTATTGACGGTTGCTGAAGGGAATATCACTGCGACCCTTATTGCAGATACGCTGGAAATCTCCGGAGTATTCAGCAATCTGTCAAGTGATGTTGACACGAACATAGCTGGGGGTTCCCATATTCACATCGGCTATGCCGGGCAGAATGGTGGCATCCGGTTTTCGCTTGATGCTGATTTAGATCCGAATATGAGAGGCGGAGTATTTAATGCGGCCAACAACAGATTTACGCTCACCACCCAGGACCGGGAAATGCTCGAAAACCACCAGATGTATGTTAATATTCATACTGAAGATCATGGCAGTGGAGAGATCAGAGCCCAATTACTTCCGGAGGCTTCGATGTATTATATGAGCAATATTTTTGGCAGCAATGAGGTACCTCCTGTTCTGACGGACGGACATGGTGGTGTTATCGTGGAAGTAGACTCTAACCAGATCAGGCTTTCCGGCTCATTCTCCGGCTTATCCGCTGCTTATACCGCCAGCCATATTCACATCGGTTTGGCCGGATCCAACGGCCCTGTGGAGTTTGCACTGAATCCTACGCTGGACGGTAACAACCGTGGCGGAGTTTACGAGGCTGACAGCAATACTTTCACTATACAGCCCTCGCAACTACAGGATTTTGCTGAGCGCAACCTCTATGTGAATATCCATACAACAGCTTATCCCGGTGGCGAAATTCGCGGCCAGTTGATATCCAGGGCTTTGGCTGTGTTCCGCGTACATCTCTCTGGCGCTACCGAAGTGCCGAGCGCACCTTCAGCCGGGCATGGTGGAATCATTGCCGAACTTGACAGCCAGCAGTTGATCATATCAGGTTCATTTGCAGAATTAGGCGCAGATTACTCTGCCAGCCATATCCACGCGGGCATGGCAGGAGAAGCCGGCCCGGTTGTCATTCCACTTACCGCCTTCACCGGTGTATTTGGCACCAGCGGAGATTATTTACCTTCTTCCAATACCTATCCGGTATCCTCCGGCCTGGTGGATACGCTGTTCATGAGAGGGCTGTATCATAATGTCCACACATCACAATATCCGGGGGGAGAATTGCGCGGGCAGTTGCTGCCGGAATCCCACACTTATTTCAACTCCATTATCAGTGGAATGAACGAAGTTCCAATGGTCATCACTCGCGGACAGGGGGGCGTGAGCCTTGAGTTGCACGACACAACCCTTATAGTTTCAGGATCTTTCCGGGACCTGGGTTCAGCTTATACAGCTAGCCACATCCATACTGGCCTTTCAGGTGCAAATGGCCCCGTAGCATTTGCGCTGAATGCCAGCCTTGCAGGCAATGGCCGGAGCGGGTATTATCATCCTGACAACAACCGCTTTGAACTATCAGCAGCCCAGGCCCAAAACCTAAGGGAAAGAAGGCTTTATGTTAATATTCATTCTCAGATGTATCCGACAGGAGAAATGCGTGGACAGGTTTTGCCCGCAGCAACATTTTACTTCCATATAGGGCTTGCGCCATTTAACGAATCGCACCTCGTGCGTAGCCGCGCTAAAGGCATGATGATGGGCGAAATCAATGGCAACCGGCTCACGCTGAGCGGTTCTTTCGCCAACCTTTCCTCTGATTTCGCATCAGGGGTAGCCGGAGGATCCCACATTCACGGAGCCATAGCCGGAAGGGCCGGAGGCATAAAAACCAGCCTGACCGTAGACTTATCGGGTAACAACCGGGACGGAGAATACGAGGCGGCATCCAATTCCTTTACCATCAGCCAGGGATACAAGGATTCCATTTTTAACCGGTTGACTTATGTAAACATTCACTCTCTCAACTATACCGGGGGTGAGATCCGGGGCCAGTTGCTGCCGATCGCAAATATGTATTTCCACGCCCTTCTCGGAGGTGGAAGCGCAGTACCACCTGTAAATACAGAGGCCGGAGGCCGGGTGATCGCTGAATTACGCAATAACAGGCTCACGGTTACCGGTAGCTTCAACGGGCTGATGAGTGATTTTGACACAGCCGCCAGCTCCGGAATTTATACAGACGCACTGGCAGGAAACATTGGAAACCTGTTTGAGGAACTGAATGCCGCTTCTACCACAGACATGCGCGGTGGGGCTTACCTGGCAGACTCCAACCATTTTACGCTTTCATCAGGAATGATAGACACTCTTATGATGCGCATGACGTATATCAATGTACCGTCAACAGATAACGCTAATGGAGAAATACGCGGCCAGTTGCTGCCAAATGCTGATCATTATTTTATGGCTTCTCTTGATGGGTTCAATGAGGTGCCGTCCGTTAATTCGAACGGTTTCGGTGCAGCCGTGCTGGAACTTCGCGGACCGAGGCTCGTCCTTTCCGGCTCCTTCAGTGGGCTCGCAAGCGACTTCAACGCCAATATCGGAGGCGGGTCCCATCTGCACGGTGCTGGCCCTGGCGCCAACGGTTCGGTTGCCATCGGGCTGAACGTGGATCTGGATACTAACGCCAACAACCGCGCAGGCTTCTGGAATGCTGACAGCAACATGTTCGTCCTTTCAGGAGGAATGCTTGACACGCTGGTCCAGGAAGATCTGTACTTAAACGTACACAGCGTGCAACAACCTTCGGGTGAGTTGCGCGGCCAGGTATTGCAGGCGCCTAATCATTTTCCCGATTCCGCTATGATCCTTAATCCTGCTCCGGGTTCCTCCGAAACAATTTCCGGAGCACCAGGGCAGATCCTGCAAGTCAACTGGAATGATGTCCGCGATGCTGATGAAAATGAAGTAGTATATGTATGGGAACTGGCTGCCGATGCCTCCTACAATACCATTTTGCTCAGGATCCCTACCGGCACGGATACGGTCATCAATTTCACCTATGCCGAGATTGACACGCTGTTGGACCAAACCGGTGTATCTCCGGGAGGCAGTTTCACCTATCACCACCGGGTGTATGCCTCAGATGGAAGTCTCTATACGATTGGCGAATCGGCTAGCGTAACCCTCACCAGAGGTGCCGTGGGCGATTACTCAACCAATCTTGTGGGAGTGCATGAGGTACAGCCGGTATTCACAACCGGAAGAGGAATCGTAACCGTTACCCGCGTAGGCGCTGATTCTATTGCGGTAAATGGAATTTTCAGCAACCTTCAATCGGCAGTTGATACTTCCATACAGGGAGGCGCCCATATTCATCTTGGAGAAACCGGAACCAATGGCAGCATTGTTTTCCCGCTCAATTTCCGGATAGATGCGAATCAGGAAGGAGGACAATTCGAGGGAAACCGTTTCAGGCTTACCCCTCAGCAATCAGCGGATCTTGATAATGGCGATTTCTATGTAAACGTCCATACCAACACATTTGCCGGAGGAGAGATCCGCGGACAATTGCTTCCTATTGATAATACAGCTCCGTCTGCTCCGGCATTAACGTCTCCTCCTGATAATGATGTAATCGTGATAGAAGCCGGCCTTACTTCCTTTGACGTCACCTGGTCATCCGTTTCAGATCCTGATGGCGACAAGGTTGTTTATATCTGGCAGGCATCTGCAACCGCAGATTTCACCAAGCTGATCTTTAACCGGAATACGGGTACAACTCCGGAATTCTCAGCTTCCCATGCTACAATGGATTCTATTCTTACAGAAGCAGGCGTTGCTATAGGCCAGCAAATTACAGTGTACCACAGGGTATTGGCATCTGATGGTAGCCTTTACAGTGCCAGTCCTACCAGGATCGTTACCCTTCAAAATCAAAGGGTTGGAATTGAAGAAGACGGCCAGCCACAGGTAGACGTGAGTGTTTATCCGAATCCGGTTTCAGGCAGCACGATGTTTCGGTTCTCACTGGAAAAACCTTCCTCCGTTACAGTGAAGGTTTACAATGTGGCAGGAAAAGAAGTCAGCACGCTAAACGCAGGCAACCTGCCCTCCGGTGACAATTCCATTCTGTATAATACCGATAAACTGGCAGCCGGTATCTATAGCTACCGCATGTTGGTTTCAGATGGAACCCTTGTACGTGAGGCAAACGGCAAATTGAAAATTTTAGATTAA
- a CDS encoding redoxin domain-containing protein codes for MKRLNWLVLLMILIVPVFFFQCNMDETVAEKNASDPDFDTLPELKLVTLAGDTITHQDFATDQRLVFVFVSPDCDHCRKEMESFPKEVAKLENAQVLVVSPYGREEVSNFAVEFGLDKHPKIMVLLDPLHEFDSKFLPDQTPILYLFDENREFVGVVRNKRNAKTINTAFEDHSSGSIF; via the coding sequence ATGAAACGCCTTAACTGGCTGGTTCTTCTGATGATACTGATCGTCCCGGTTTTTTTCTTTCAATGTAACATGGATGAGACGGTAGCAGAGAAAAATGCTTCAGATCCGGATTTTGATACGCTGCCGGAACTGAAGCTTGTAACACTGGCGGGAGATACCATCACGCATCAGGATTTTGCGACTGACCAAAGGTTGGTATTCGTTTTCGTAAGTCCTGATTGTGATCATTGCCGGAAAGAAATGGAATCTTTTCCGAAGGAAGTCGCAAAACTGGAAAATGCACAAGTGCTTGTGGTATCACCTTATGGCCGGGAAGAAGTGAGCAACTTCGCTGTAGAATTCGGCCTGGATAAGCATCCGAAGATCATGGTGCTTCTGGATCCGCTCCATGAATTTGACAGTAAATTTCTTCCTGACCAGACTCCGATCCTATACCTGTTTGATGAGAACCGTGAATTTGTTGGCGTTGTAAGAAATAAACGCAACGCAAAAACCATCAATACGGCCTTTGAAGATCATAGTTCCGGTTCTATTTTTTGA
- a CDS encoding 2-oxoglutarate and iron-dependent oxygenase domain-containing protein, producing MADALTIPSIDLADFTSGDQKLKQAFVDKIGVAYEDVGFVAVKNHFLNPQLAKKLYSQVQHFFSLPAQVKNKYEIEGMAGQRGYTGMGKEHAKGRNVGDLKEFWHFGQEVTDGDPIRKEYPDNISVGELPEFNTAGREAYTALEDTGRELLRAIALHLDLEENYFDDKIHNGNSILRPIHYSPITQDPGDAVRAAEHEDINLITLLMGASAEGLEILNKKNKWVAVTALPDQLVVNVGDMLQRLTNNRLKSTTHRVVNPPKEKWHLSRYSIPFFLHPRSDMPLNCLASCIDAEHPKQYADISAGEYLTQRLIEIGLLKK from the coding sequence ATGGCCGATGCCCTGACCATTCCTTCTATTGATCTTGCAGATTTTACTTCAGGCGACCAAAAATTAAAACAAGCTTTTGTAGATAAAATAGGCGTGGCGTATGAGGACGTTGGATTTGTGGCCGTAAAGAACCACTTCCTGAATCCTCAGCTAGCGAAAAAACTATATAGCCAGGTACAACATTTTTTTTCCCTTCCCGCTCAGGTAAAAAATAAGTACGAGATTGAGGGTATGGCCGGACAGCGCGGTTATACAGGCATGGGAAAGGAACATGCGAAAGGACGCAATGTGGGCGACCTGAAGGAATTTTGGCATTTTGGCCAGGAAGTAACAGATGGCGATCCTATTCGTAAAGAATATCCTGACAACATAAGCGTGGGGGAATTGCCGGAATTCAATACCGCTGGAAGGGAAGCTTACACAGCCCTTGAAGATACCGGAAGAGAATTGCTGCGGGCTATAGCGCTACACCTGGATTTAGAAGAAAATTATTTCGATGATAAAATTCATAATGGAAACAGCATCCTGCGCCCTATTCATTATTCACCCATTACGCAGGATCCCGGAGATGCCGTGCGGGCAGCCGAGCATGAGGACATCAATCTTATTACCCTGCTCATGGGCGCTTCTGCCGAAGGTTTAGAAATTCTGAATAAAAAGAATAAGTGGGTAGCCGTAACCGCCCTGCCTGACCAGCTTGTGGTAAATGTAGGCGACATGCTGCAGCGGCTCACCAATAACCGCCTGAAATCAACCACCCACCGCGTAGTGAATCCGCCAAAGGAAAAATGGCACTTGTCACGTTACTCCATTCCATTTTTCCTGCATCCTCGCAGCGATATGCCGCTTAACTGCTTAGCCTCATGTATTGATGCTGAACATCCCAAACAATACGCTGACATCAGTGCAGGCGAATACCTCACGCAACGCCTCATTGAAATTGGCCTTCTCAAAAAATAG
- a CDS encoding gliding motility-associated C-terminal domain-containing protein: MQLRKKYLLLLGLLFTIAATPIEAAIIDTVCVGQEGEVYFTIATPGTSYQWTVEGGNIVSDTDSSAVVVDWDTIPGIFDITLISANKQGCPGDTLIAQVWVVKEVEVRITGPAGLCLGDSITLTASGAEIYSWDDGGTGSTRSFKPNSNITLKVSGYIGYCLVDTTSYRVQVNPVPIADFTFSPDPPLLGDIVEFKDKSEGATRREWYIDSDSVTSVEKDPVHPFNDAGNKEVMLIAINEYGCSDTAIKVLKIDQDANIYIPTAFSPDGDGINDYFSIASTGLESLQVDIYNRWGQHIYSFTGVDGRWDGTHKGEPVPIGAYVYTLSASAVNKRKYYLNGSITVIK; encoded by the coding sequence ATGCAGTTAAGGAAAAAATATCTCCTGTTGCTGGGGTTGTTGTTTACAATAGCGGCCACCCCGATAGAAGCAGCTATTATAGATACGGTATGTGTGGGGCAGGAAGGTGAAGTTTATTTCACGATAGCCACGCCAGGCACATCCTATCAATGGACCGTGGAGGGCGGTAATATTGTCTCAGATACAGATTCTTCGGCCGTTGTCGTGGATTGGGATACAATACCGGGAATATTTGACATAACGCTGATATCAGCAAATAAGCAGGGATGCCCCGGAGATACGCTGATTGCCCAGGTTTGGGTGGTAAAAGAGGTGGAAGTCAGAATAACCGGACCAGCCGGACTTTGCCTGGGAGACAGCATTACACTCACCGCCAGTGGAGCGGAGATCTATTCATGGGACGATGGAGGAACCGGCTCCACAAGATCCTTCAAACCCAATAGCAACATCACATTGAAAGTATCAGGATACATCGGCTATTGCCTGGTGGATACTACTTCATACAGGGTACAGGTAAACCCGGTACCAATAGCAGATTTTACTTTCTCACCGGACCCGCCTCTTTTAGGGGATATTGTTGAATTCAAAGACAAAAGCGAGGGTGCTACCCGCAGAGAATGGTATATTGATTCTGACTCGGTTACTTCGGTAGAAAAAGATCCGGTTCATCCTTTTAATGACGCTGGCAATAAAGAAGTGATGCTGATCGCCATCAATGAATATGGATGCAGCGATACAGCCATTAAAGTACTGAAGATAGACCAGGATGCCAATATTTATATTCCTACCGCTTTTTCGCCTGATGGCGATGGCATTAATGACTATTTCAGTATAGCATCTACTGGCCTGGAATCTTTGCAGGTGGATATTTACAACCGCTGGGGCCAGCATATCTATTCCTTCACTGGCGTAGATGGCAGATGGGACGGTACGCATAAAGGAGAGCCTGTACCCATCGGAGCTTATGTTTATACCTTGAGTGCCAGTGCTGTGAATAAGCGCAAGTATTATCTCAACGGTTCCATCACTGTTATCAAATAG
- a CDS encoding TIGR00366 family protein translates to MSFKLPDALVIVAAILLLFIGLTWIIPAGDYDRQEVDGRQIVVPGSFHYVEASPQSPLEFFVAPLKGLVAAAHIIAFVFLIGGAFSILTATGAVNAGLQQLIRFSVKKPQYKKAILPLLIIFFSAGGCTFGMSEEVLVFILITIPMAYALGYDSIVGVAIPFVGAAVGFAGAMFNPFTVGIAQGIADVQVFSVWEYRLVVWLLFTLVAVLFIMRYAAKVGAKPASSPVFGLPRNESLALDRQEQLPLTAQRVLVLSLFLASLVLLVFGVNQWGWYIEEIAGLFVALGIFSAIACLLPLQKTIDAFILGAKDMMAAALIIGLSRGILVVAEEGRIIDTILNALTGATGNLPNYISVQAMLFLQVIINFFIPSGSGQAALTMPVMSPLSDLLGISRQTAVLAYQFGDGITNLIIPTSGVTMGILAIAKIPYEIWLRWIWKFILLLFLMSMIFLALPTAFFSWQ, encoded by the coding sequence ATGTCCTTCAAACTGCCCGATGCACTTGTCATTGTTGCGGCAATTCTGCTGCTCTTCATCGGTCTTACCTGGATAATCCCTGCCGGAGACTATGACCGCCAGGAAGTGGATGGAAGGCAAATTGTAGTGCCCGGATCGTTTCACTATGTGGAGGCCAGCCCCCAAAGTCCGCTGGAGTTTTTTGTGGCTCCGCTGAAAGGGCTGGTCGCTGCGGCTCACATAATTGCCTTTGTCTTTCTGATAGGCGGAGCCTTTTCCATTTTAACGGCCACCGGAGCCGTCAATGCAGGATTGCAGCAACTCATCCGGTTTTCAGTAAAAAAGCCACAGTATAAGAAGGCCATACTGCCGCTGCTCATTATTTTTTTCTCAGCAGGTGGCTGCACATTTGGGATGAGTGAAGAAGTGCTGGTATTTATTCTCATCACCATCCCCATGGCCTATGCCCTCGGCTATGACAGCATTGTGGGAGTGGCTATTCCATTTGTAGGCGCAGCAGTAGGTTTTGCCGGGGCCATGTTCAATCCGTTCACGGTGGGTATAGCGCAGGGAATTGCTGATGTGCAGGTGTTCAGTGTCTGGGAATACCGGCTTGTAGTGTGGCTGCTGTTTACCCTGGTTGCCGTGTTGTTCATTATGCGGTACGCGGCCAAAGTAGGTGCAAAACCTGCATCAAGCCCTGTCTTTGGATTGCCCCGAAATGAAAGTCTGGCGCTGGACCGTCAGGAACAGCTTCCATTGACGGCACAACGTGTGCTGGTGCTCTCACTCTTTTTGGCATCCCTTGTTTTGCTTGTTTTTGGTGTAAATCAATGGGGCTGGTATATTGAAGAAATTGCCGGGCTTTTCGTGGCGCTGGGAATATTTTCTGCGATTGCCTGCTTGTTGCCGCTGCAAAAAACCATTGATGCTTTTATTCTTGGCGCTAAAGATATGATGGCCGCAGCGCTTATTATCGGGCTGAGCCGGGGCATACTGGTAGTAGCTGAGGAAGGAAGAATAATTGACACAATTCTCAATGCGCTTACCGGAGCTACAGGAAACCTGCCTAACTACATTTCCGTTCAGGCGATGCTCTTTCTACAGGTGATCATCAACTTTTTTATTCCTTCGGGTTCCGGGCAAGCGGCTCTCACCATGCCGGTTATGAGTCCGCTGAGCGATTTACTCGGCATTTCCCGTCAGACAGCAGTTTTGGCTTACCAGTTTGGTGATGGCATAACCAACCTCATCATTCCTACAAGTGGGGTCACCATGGGAATTCTTGCCATCGCAAAAATTCCTTATGAAATATGGCTAAGGTGGATATGGAAATTTATCCTGTTGCTGTTTTTAATGAGCATGATTTTTCTGGCCCTGCCCACAGCATTCTTTTCCTGGCAGTGA
- a CDS encoding nuclear transport factor 2 family protein, with protein MYQLSGEHLDQWMKGYKSAWEGRIAEEAVRLFTDNAEYYESPFSEPACGSKSIMDFWQDVPILQTNVSFEYQILFIKEAIGYVHAHGRFMRLASGEEVTMDGIFEVHFAENGRCDLFRQWWHEKTEL; from the coding sequence ATGTACCAACTCAGCGGAGAGCATTTGGATCAATGGATGAAAGGTTATAAATCCGCCTGGGAGGGCCGGATAGCCGAAGAAGCAGTGAGGTTGTTCACTGACAATGCGGAATATTATGAGAGTCCGTTTTCAGAACCTGCATGTGGCAGCAAATCCATTATGGATTTCTGGCAGGACGTACCGATCCTTCAAACCAATGTTTCCTTTGAATATCAAATTCTTTTTATAAAGGAAGCTATTGGATATGTGCATGCACACGGCCGGTTCATGCGCCTGGCTTCAGGCGAAGAAGTTACCATGGATGGCATTTTCGAGGTACATTTTGCTGAAAACGGACGGTGCGATCTCTTCCGCCAGTGGTGGCATGAAAAGACGGAACTTTAA
- a CDS encoding carbamoyltransferase C-terminal domain-containing protein — MGAIIGVNCSGFNSSACLILDGKLQYAINEERLTRIKKDKSFPLQSIKYCCKAAGISLSDVSDIFIGWHPRYYIKSPDHTLFEAMRNRGKIAYLALNELASLETKEILDVKQIIISENIRWNVHFVDHHQAHLANAYFFSEFDDCDFLVADGFGEVASGISGQVKNGKFEILHTNRTPHSLGLFYQAFTDFMGFQPNGDEWKVMALSALGDSAKYYDRINKLINIDGLLYELDLRYFEHFLFFTPRYFSYKLEELLGPCYTKGQELDQRAYDIVAAVQKVAQDVIFQLLKNLHEKTGNTKLVASGGFFMNSVLNGKIVDNTPYEELHLGGSPDDSGISVGSALYGSRFVLNKPVDVGNNRHNYYGREYTNDEVELELIKRKIRYTKLDDASVKGAELILDGKILAWFQGGSEFGQRALGNRSIIADPTRPDMKDLVNATIKYREGFRPFAPAILAEKQEKYFEYSNDQTSYFMERVFQFKEKVKDRLPAVVHYDGSGRLQTVTEELNSRYYHLIRNFAARSNVPIVLNTSFNVNGMPLVETPGDAINCFYQSGLDCLIMNDFLVEK; from the coding sequence ATGGGGGCGATCATTGGCGTCAATTGCAGTGGTTTCAATTCTTCGGCTTGTCTTATTCTGGATGGCAAGCTTCAATATGCTATTAATGAAGAAAGGCTGACCAGAATTAAAAAGGATAAATCCTTTCCTCTTCAATCTATAAAGTATTGCTGCAAGGCTGCCGGCATTTCACTTTCAGATGTAAGCGATATCTTTATTGGATGGCATCCGCGCTACTATATTAAAAGCCCGGACCATACCCTCTTTGAAGCCATGCGTAACCGCGGTAAGATCGCATACCTGGCCTTGAACGAACTGGCAAGCCTCGAAACCAAGGAGATCTTGGATGTTAAACAAATCATTATTTCTGAGAACATCCGCTGGAATGTGCATTTTGTAGATCACCATCAAGCGCATCTTGCCAACGCGTACTTTTTCAGTGAATTCGATGATTGCGATTTTCTGGTGGCTGATGGATTTGGCGAAGTGGCCAGCGGCATAAGCGGCCAGGTGAAGAATGGCAAATTCGAGATTCTCCACACCAACCGCACCCCTCACTCCCTGGGGTTGTTCTACCAGGCTTTTACGGATTTCATGGGTTTCCAGCCCAATGGTGATGAATGGAAAGTAATGGCGCTCTCAGCGCTTGGAGACTCCGCCAAATATTATGACAGGATCAATAAGCTCATCAACATTGACGGGCTGCTGTATGAACTGGACCTGCGATATTTTGAACATTTCCTTTTCTTCACGCCTCGCTATTTTTCCTATAAGCTTGAAGAATTGCTGGGACCATGTTACACCAAAGGTCAGGAACTCGATCAGCGCGCTTATGATATTGTGGCTGCTGTACAAAAGGTGGCTCAGGATGTAATTTTTCAGCTTCTGAAAAATCTGCATGAAAAAACGGGAAATACAAAGCTTGTAGCTTCGGGCGGCTTTTTTATGAATTCTGTATTAAATGGAAAAATTGTAGACAATACGCCTTATGAAGAACTACACTTGGGCGGCAGCCCTGATGATTCAGGAATCAGCGTGGGCAGCGCCTTGTATGGATCCCGCTTTGTGCTGAATAAACCGGTGGATGTTGGCAACAACCGCCATAACTATTATGGCCGCGAATACACCAATGACGAAGTGGAGCTGGAACTGATAAAAAGGAAGATCCGCTACACAAAGCTTGATGATGCCTCTGTAAAAGGAGCCGAATTGATCCTGGATGGGAAAATCCTGGCCTGGTTCCAGGGAGGCAGCGAATTTGGCCAGCGGGCACTTGGAAACCGAAGCATCATTGCAGATCCTACGAGGCCTGATATGAAAGACCTGGTAAACGCCACGATCAAATATCGCGAAGGTTTCCGGCCATTTGCTCCCGCCATTCTTGCAGAAAAACAAGAGAAATATTTTGAATATTCAAATGATCAGACTTCATATTTTATGGAGCGGGTATTCCAGTTTAAAGAGAAAGTAAAGGACAGGCTTCCTGCTGTGGTGCATTATGATGGTTCAGGCAGATTGCAAACGGTTACTGAAGAATTGAATTCGAGATATTATCATCTCATTAGGAATTTTGCCGCGAGATCGAATGTGCCTATTGTTCTCAATACTTCATTTAATGTAAACGGAATGCCACTGGTAGAAACTCCAGGGGATGCCATCAACTGCTTTTACCAGTCCGGGCTGGATTGTCTGATCATGAATGATTTCCTGGTAGAGAAATAA